The following are from one region of the Paenibacillus sp. KS-LC4 genome:
- a CDS encoding CoA-binding protein, whose amino-acid sequence MAFENPSREKIKQLLEQSATVAVVGLSDKPDRVSYMVSQAMQAKGYRIIPVNPAVKAAEILGETRYETLSDIPFKVDIVNVFRRSEHTPPVAEEAVAIGAKILWLQLGIASDEAASIAEAGGLQVIMDRCIKVEDSILL is encoded by the coding sequence ATGGCATTTGAAAATCCTTCGCGTGAGAAAATAAAGCAGCTTCTTGAGCAAAGTGCTACTGTAGCGGTGGTCGGCTTGTCGGACAAGCCTGACCGCGTCTCCTATATGGTATCGCAGGCCATGCAGGCGAAAGGCTATCGCATTATTCCGGTCAATCCGGCTGTGAAGGCGGCAGAAATTTTGGGTGAAACCCGCTACGAGACGTTAAGCGATATTCCATTTAAAGTGGACATCGTCAATGTTTTCAGACGCAGTGAGCACACCCCGCCAGTTGCAGAGGAAGCGGTTGCTATTGGTGCGAAGATTTTGTGGCTCCAGCTCGGCATAGCGAGTGATGAAGCGGCAAGCATCGCTGAAGCAGGCGGATTGCAGGTCATTATGGACCGCTGCATTAAGGTTGAGGATTCGATATTGCTGTAA
- a CDS encoding glucose PTS transporter subunit IIA, which yields MNILGSLQQLGRAFMLPMIVLPAAAIFSSLSQLPWDYIGMPQLTVYLQAASHAIFTYLPYLFAVGIALGMTGNALAAALSALGGMFIYVGITQTAVPEIEPTVFIGTLMGIISGFSYERFKNLRLPEYIQFFGGPRFVPLFVSFISVLFSIFMIGLTPYIERMLEELGNIVASGGGFGVFLYGFVHRILVVFGLHHLVSHVFWFQIGGYTMADGTTVYGDLPRFFAGDPTAGVFMAGMYPTMMFALPAIALAIIHEAREDLKPKIRKTFMYAALASFLTGVTEPVEFAFLFVAPYLFVVHALLSGVIMWVTYELGIRHGFSFSGGAIDFIVNEHLATRGWLLIPIGIVVGLIYYFLFRWAIDRFQIPTPGREEGSHLDEWAGDIPQRAPLILQAIGGKDNIVKMESCITRLRLKVANEKQLDIAALRNLGAAGVIRLGGGNVQVVFGTYSELIRGEILNTIQRDQQQVLFSSPMQGKMIALSEVPDPIFSGKLVGDGVAFIPDKGELVSPVKGEVIHIYPTMHAIGIRTPEGLEVLLHIGIDTSLLGGKGYFKAVVKEGDMVLPGELLIRFNLQQVRKESKSLATPMVITNSDLVRSWRFAPYKTVKKGQSSVMSVVLKEIQVGGERP from the coding sequence GTGAACATATTAGGAAGCCTGCAGCAGCTCGGAAGAGCATTTATGCTGCCAATGATTGTGCTTCCAGCAGCAGCCATATTTTCGAGCCTCAGTCAATTGCCATGGGATTATATTGGAATGCCGCAGCTTACGGTTTATTTGCAGGCCGCAAGCCATGCCATTTTTACTTACCTTCCTTATTTGTTTGCGGTAGGCATTGCGCTCGGCATGACAGGAAATGCGCTCGCAGCTGCTTTATCGGCGCTTGGCGGGATGTTCATTTATGTAGGCATCACGCAGACAGCTGTGCCGGAAATTGAGCCGACGGTGTTTATCGGAACGTTGATGGGTATTATCTCAGGCTTTAGCTACGAACGATTTAAAAATTTGCGTTTGCCTGAATACATACAGTTTTTCGGAGGGCCGCGGTTTGTGCCGCTGTTCGTCAGCTTTATATCGGTCTTATTTTCTATATTTATGATTGGACTCACGCCATATATTGAACGGATGCTTGAGGAGCTAGGAAACATTGTAGCTTCAGGAGGCGGGTTCGGTGTTTTTCTTTATGGCTTTGTCCATCGGATTTTGGTTGTGTTTGGCCTGCACCATCTTGTCAGCCATGTTTTCTGGTTCCAAATTGGCGGTTATACGATGGCGGATGGGACAACCGTGTATGGCGATTTGCCGCGGTTTTTCGCTGGAGATCCGACAGCAGGCGTGTTTATGGCGGGGATGTATCCGACGATGATGTTTGCACTGCCCGCCATCGCGCTTGCCATTATTCATGAGGCAAGGGAGGATCTTAAGCCTAAAATCCGCAAAACGTTTATGTACGCGGCGTTAGCCTCCTTTTTGACCGGTGTGACCGAGCCTGTGGAATTTGCCTTTCTGTTCGTTGCGCCCTATTTGTTCGTCGTTCATGCGCTGCTCTCAGGCGTCATTATGTGGGTGACGTATGAGCTGGGCATTCGCCATGGCTTTTCATTTTCGGGCGGAGCGATTGATTTTATCGTCAACGAGCATTTGGCTACGCGGGGCTGGCTGCTCATACCTATTGGTATCGTGGTCGGGCTCATTTATTATTTTCTATTCCGCTGGGCGATCGACCGTTTTCAAATTCCGACTCCAGGGCGCGAGGAAGGCTCGCATCTCGATGAGTGGGCTGGCGATATTCCGCAGCGTGCGCCGCTTATTTTACAGGCGATTGGCGGCAAGGACAATATTGTGAAAATGGAATCATGCATTACGCGGCTGCGCTTGAAGGTAGCTAATGAGAAGCAGCTTGATATCGCGGCGCTGCGTAATTTGGGAGCAGCCGGGGTCATTCGTCTTGGCGGCGGCAATGTGCAGGTCGTATTCGGTACGTATTCGGAGCTGATTCGCGGTGAAATTTTGAATACGATTCAGCGGGACCAACAGCAGGTGCTGTTCAGCTCACCGATGCAAGGAAAGATGATTGCGCTCAGTGAAGTGCCCGATCCGATTTTTTCCGGCAAGCTGGTTGGCGATGGTGTTGCCTTTATACCGGATAAAGGGGAGCTCGTCTCGCCTGTCAAAGGGGAAGTTATTCATATTTACCCGACCATGCATGCGATTGGCATTCGAACCCCGGAAGGGCTTGAGGTGCTGCTTCATATCGGCATTGATACGTCACTGCTTGGCGGCAAAGGTTATTTCAAGGCCGTTGTCAAAGAAGGGGACATGGTGCTTCCAGGCGAATTGCTCATTCGCTTTAATTTGCAGCAGGTGCGCAAGGAAAGCAAATCGCTGGCGACTCCGATGGTCATTACCAATTCGGATCTCGTGCGTTCATGGCGATTTGCACCATATAAAACGGTTAAAAAAGGACAATCTTCCGTAATGTCGGTCGTGCTTAAAGAGATACAAGTTGGAGGGGAAAGGCCATGA